Genomic window (Gemmatimonadaceae bacterium):
CCTCGACTCGCTGGGCGGATTCGTCACCAAGGCGGTCTCCGTCGAGGCGAGGGCCGGAGCGCCCGCGCCTCGCGTGGCCGAGTTCGAGGGCGGGATGATCAACGCTGTCGGACTGGCGAACCCCGGTCTCGAGGCGGTGCGCCGCGATCACTTGCCGTGGCTGGCCTCGCACCTGCCGGATACGAGGAAGATCGCGAATGTCGTCGGCTTCGCCGTGGACGACTATCCGGCCGTAGTCGCCGGGTTGGAGGCGGGTCTCACCGCCGGCAACGCGCCGGCGATCGACGCGTACGAGTTGAACGTCAGCTGTCCGAACGTGAAAGCCGGCGGCATGGAGTTCGGGGCCGATCCGTCGGCGCTGCGCTCGGTCGTGGAGCGCGCGCGCCGCGAGACGCGGCGCCCCGTATTCGTGAAGCTCTCGCCGACGCTCGAACGAATCGGCGAGGCGGCGAAGATCGCGGTCGATGCCGGCGCCGATGCGATCAGCGTCGTGAACACGATTCCGGGATTGCTCATCGACGTCGAGCGGCGGCGCCCGGCGCTCGGCTTCGGGACCGGGGGCGTGAGCGGCCCGGCCATTCTGCCGGTCGGCGTCCTCGCGACGTGGCGGGTGCGCAGGGCGGTCCAAGTTCCAATCCTCGGCGTCGGCGGTGTCGCGGCCGGCTCCGACGCGCTTCAGTACATCATGGCGGGGGCGTCGCTCGTGGGAATCGGCACCGCGGCGCTGAGAGATCCACGCGCGCCGATGCGCGTCGTGAAAGAGATGTCGGCCTGGTGCGACGCGCACAGCGTTGCTCGCATCGCGGATCTGGTGGGCACGCTCGAGGGATTGGCGTGACGAACACACTGCACGAGAGACTCGTGACCACGACTCCGATCATCGCCTTGGACGTACCCACGGCACCCGCGGCCCTCTCGCTGGTAACGGAGCTCGGAGATGCCTGCCGCTTCTACAAGGTTGGCAACGAGCTTTTCACCGCTGCGGGGCCGTCGGTCGTCGCGGCGATTCGCGAGCAGGGCTCGGAGGTCTTTCTCGACCTCAAGTTCCACGACATCCCGAACACGGTCGCCGGGGGCGTACGCAATGCGGCCAAACTGGGCGCGTCACTCGTGACGGTCCACGCGTCCGGAGGCTCGGCCATGCTTCGCGCCGCCGCGGACGCCGCTCGCGACGCCGGCGGCAACTGTCGGGTGCTCGCGGTGACCGTGTTGACGTCGCTGAGCGCGGAGGCCGTCGCGGGGGCCTGGGGGCGCTCACCCAACCTCGACGTACGAAGCGAGGTCCTGCGTCTCGCCGACCTCGCTGCCGAGGCGGGTGCTCACGGCGTTGTGTGCGGCGGTGGCGAGGCCCGAGCGCTTTCCGAGCGATTCGGCGATCGCCTGTCGATTCTCGTCCCGGGCGTGCGCGCCGCGGGCGGGGCAACGCAGGATCAGGCGCGCGTGGTCACGCCGCACGAGGCGTCCGAAGCAGGGGCGCGGTACATCGTCGTCGGCCGCATGGTCACGGCGGCTCTCGATCGACGTCAGGCGATG
Coding sequences:
- the pyrF gene encoding orotidine-5'-phosphate decarboxylase translates to MTTTPIIALDVPTAPAALSLVTELGDACRFYKVGNELFTAAGPSVVAAIREQGSEVFLDLKFHDIPNTVAGGVRNAAKLGASLVTVHASGGSAMLRAAADAARDAGGNCRVLAVTVLTSLSAEAVAGAWGRSPNLDVRSEVLRLADLAAEAGAHGVVCGGGEARALSERFGDRLSILVPGVRAAGGATQDQARVVTPHEASEAGARYIVVGRMVTAALDRRQAMQAVNRELGF
- a CDS encoding dihydroorotate dehydrogenase, coding for MTSRPALQSVVSGLTFQNPVVLASGTAGYGTELDRVIDLDSLGGFVTKAVSVEARAGAPAPRVAEFEGGMINAVGLANPGLEAVRRDHLPWLASHLPDTRKIANVVGFAVDDYPAVVAGLEAGLTAGNAPAIDAYELNVSCPNVKAGGMEFGADPSALRSVVERARRETRRPVFVKLSPTLERIGEAAKIAVDAGADAISVVNTIPGLLIDVERRRPALGFGTGGVSGPAILPVGVLATWRVRRAVQVPILGVGGVAAGSDALQYIMAGASLVGIGTAALRDPRAPMRVVKEMSAWCDAHSVARIADLVGTLEGLA